TTGATGCAACATTGCCAGTTCGGTTTCTCGCCCGACGAAATGGACGGAACCGCGATAAGGGATAGATTTTGTGGGAGTTAACTGTTTCTGCCCCTCAATAATTTGAGTGCCAATGTTAACTTGAGAACCAGGGGCGGCGAAAGCGCCAACTTTGTCAGCGAACTTGCCAGAGTCTTCAGGCATAGTTAGTTTAATTTTGCTGTTTATGAGAACTGAAAGACCTCTCTCCAAACCTCTCTCCGAAACGGAGAGAGGCTTTGAATCTTACTCCCCTTCCCTTGTAGGGAAGGGGCTGGGGGTTAGGTTACACGATAATTGCTGATAATTAGGACTTACGCACTGAAGCCTGAAACCTAGATCCCCCCTTAAAAAGGGGCTACGGTGTACACACAAGTCGGAAATAGTAGCCTGTGAAGGAATAATTGACGAGTATATTCTCTGTAGAGACGGCGATTTATCGCGTCTCTCTAATGTGTCAGTTTTTTAGACGCGATAAATCGCGTCTCTACATGAGGGCTTTCTCGCTCATCCCAAGCGCACCGTATTGGGATAAAACTGGATCTGACTTTTGTGTACACCGTAGCTTAAAAAGGGGGGAATTCTAAAGCCCCCTTTTTAAGGGGGTTGGGGGATCTGAGTGCGTAAGTTTTGATAATTTAAAAAGATTGATTCTGAATATTTCCTGTCCCACCTGGCATGACAACTTGACCAATTTTGTCTGCAAATTTTTCCAGGTTAGGCATAGCTAGAATTTCTGTAAATTTGGGATTTGGTTCGGCTTTGGCTGCTGCGGCTAATTCCTGTACAGCTTGAGCTACTTCAGGATTAGCTTTAGCCGCAGATTCTACCTCAAGTACAGCTTTGCCATAATCAAGCGGTTGTTCTGGCGCTTTTTCTATAGCAGCTACAGTGTGGGGAGACTGCTTTTTGAGTATGACGAGAAACTTGCTAATCTTATTCCATAAAGCATCACCTATATTTTCGCCTGTTTTTTCTAAGGCTTTGGTGGCAAGTACAGTGACAATAGTGACCGCCGCAGTAGTTAAAGGTTCCATGTGCTACTTTGACTATTTGTATCTTATTTACTTATTAACACACCACTTTTGCTCTAAATTCCGCTACCAAGCTAAATGTTTCGGATTTTGGATAATTAACATTGCTTTTTAAATTTCATTGACATCAACTCAATAGTCATTGACATCAACTCAATAGCCGTTGACATCAACTCAATAGCCGTTGACATCAACTCAATAGTCGTTAACATCAACTCAATAGTCGTTGACATCAACTCAATAGTCGTTGACATCAACTCAATAACTCTTTTTGTGAGAAATACTGATTTAATCGTTTTATACAAAACTAATTTATGAGGATTTTACTGAACTAAATTTCAGCTTTAGTAAGGCAAACTAGCTCTATAACACTAAGAAAGGAAAATATTATGCCTCTTAAAAAACGTACATATCGCGTTTTAGAAAAAGCTCACTTGAGAGCATCCGGACTCAGAGCAATTGACCCTAAAATGGATTTTGGAGATAGTCGTAACTTGCAAAACATGACTCAATTAATTGAGCAGTATCGTAGCAAAATAGATGCTTATAATACTGCTATATCTGTAATTGACTCTTCTAGAACCGAAATGGAAGAATTGGACAAAGCTTTAAAAGACCTGACTGAGAAAATGCTCATTGGAGTTGCTTTTAAATACGGCAAAGACAGCCGGGAATATGAAATGGCAGGTGCTGTTCGTAAAAGCGATCGCAACCGCAAAATCTCAGCTGGTCGTTCACAAGTAAGCAAAGAAGAATTATCAAGTAATAACCCTAAAACCCCATAATTTTATTACTATTGAAAGTTGCACAAATAAATACAGATACTTGTAGGGACACGCATTGCCGTGTCCCTACCCCACCTGCTACGCGAGGATGGGGGAGTCCCGCTTTTTTGTTGAATAAGAGCGGAATACGCCAAGACTGTAATTACATACGGCTTTAATATTACAGGTCAGTTTACACCATTTGCTTTACCTGTGATTTTCTTAACTCACTAGGTGCAACCGCTGCATTTTCTGTAATTATGGCTGTAATCAACTCTGCTGGCGTCACATCAAAAGCTGGGTTGTAGAAATCCACACCTTCAGGTGTAAGAATGGTGTCGCCAACTTGGTAGATTTCTTCTGGATTACGCTCCTCAATTGGAATTTTGTTACCATCAGATAATTCAAAATCAATTGTAGAAAGAGGAGCAGCGACGAAGAAAGGTATATTATGAGCTTTGGCTACGATCGCTAAACTATAAGTACCAATTTTATTAGCTGTGTCTCCATTGGCAGCAATTCGATCAGCACCCACAACTACAGCATGAATCAAACCCTGTTTCATACAATGGGCTGCCATGTTATCAGTAATTAAGGTGACTGGAATACCTTCTTGAACACATTCCCAAGTCGTGAGTTTTGCACCTTGCAAGCGAGGACGGGTTTCATCGGCAAATAACCGTTCTAAACGTCCTTCTCTCCAAGCAGAACGTACAACACCCAAGGCTGTACCGTAACCAGCAGTAGCTAGCGCCCCAGCATTGCAGTGAGTAAGCAGCGTCAGTTTTTTTGGAGTGGTGGGCAAGACTGCTAAACCATTGTCACCAATCGCTTGACAAGTTTGCAAATCTTCAGTATTAATCGCTTGGGCTGTTTGTAAGAGGATTTGTTTGATTTCTTCTACTGTCCCCAAAGTTTCATAAGCGGTTTTCATCATCCGGCTAATTGCCCAAAACAAATTTACCGCTGTCGGACGAGTTGAACGTAATAACTGTGCTACTTTATCTAAGCGGTTTAAGAAGTCGTGGCGATCGCTTGTCTCAATTTCTCTCGCCCCAAGATACATTCCGTATGCCGCAGCCACACCAATTGCCGGCGCACCCCGGACAATCATGGTTTTAATCGCCCGCGCCATATCTTCACTGCGGTGTATTTCCACAAATGCAAACTCGTTGGGTAAGCGGGTTTGATCAATTAGTGACACCGAATCGTTGTGCCAAATAACGGGATAAACCTGGTTTGTAGAATTTGTCATAACAAGAGGTAATTGATAAAAGTGGGTACAAATAAGCTGTTACAAATTTAAATTGTACTTTCACTTGTAAAACTCATTCTTTAATTGCTACGCTACGTTAACAAATACAGAGAAGATGTAGCTGAAAAGCACATAATATGAGCTTTGTCTTTGAGGCACAACTTAAATTTTAGAAAATAAATAATAAATTTTAAGAAAATTTAACGACAATACCTGACTTGCTCAAGATCAACCAATATATGGACGTAATTAGCAAATTTCATAATTATTCAACCACCACAGCAAATTGGCGACTCACTTCTGGCTACTTACATGAGGGTAGCTCAGACTTTGAATCTGTACATATTTTGTTAGGTCGTTTTTTGGTAGATAGAACCTCTGAAGATCCACTAGCAGACAAATCATTATTTACTTCTGATGGCATTTTTGAGTGGGGATATGCCCAACCTTTAGAAAAAGTTATTCATTCATGGAAAGATTTGGAATTTTTGCTATTGCATCCCAATTTATTCCGTAAGTCTATAACTATTATTGAACCGTGGCATCATGTAGGCGCTAACGCTCTTGGTGAAGAGGTTCGGGCTTCCAATAACGTAGCCTATATTGCTCAGAAAGTTGCCGATATGGACTCCATCTTGCTGCCTGTTTGGTCAACCGGAGTCATAGATTTGGATTTAGTCGTTCCAGCAATTACCTCTGGTTATGCGGTGGTAGTGGAAGGCGGCAATCCATCAGTGTATGATCCATCTGGATGGACATATCCGGCCTGCCCGCGAGAAGATATGTTTGCATTAGTAGAAAAATTGCTGATCTCGCGATCGCCCACTAGTGCGCCAGCAATATTCATTTGTCTTGGTCATCAACTAGCGGCAGAATGTCATGTACGGCTCATCCGGCGTGCAGTTGAACAAGTGCTAAATGTGACATTCCTGGAACGCGATAAGGATGGTAAAGCGCTCAAATCACTGCAAGAATCATGTCTGCGTATTGAAGCTATGGGACAGACGCTGCAAGTGAAAAAGCGTGACGGGCGCAACGTTGCTACTAGCTGGAATGATCCCCATTTTGCTGTTGCGCTTAACGAAACCAAAGAAGTTGGCGCTCGTCTCTTATTACCTTATCAATCTCCCGATGGCGATGCTTTAGGTATCCCTTGGGAAATTATCTATGCCCATGATGTGACAGCAGATACTCATGAAGGTGTAATAGATACGACGATTCAATATGAGCGAGAAGTGTCGATTTCGATGTTCCACTCCGATGAAGTCAACGAAGAAGCAATACTTTTTGCTAACTGGGCTTACCGTAGTATCCATGACGCCATTGTTCCTTACCGACATATCATTGCTAGCAGCCCTTTGTCATGGCTGATACAACTGCCTGATTCAGTGGAAATTCTTTGCTCAACAGCGGTTGAAGGTGAAATAGTTACAGAATGTTCGGCTACCTGTATTAACTACAAAGACTTTGAAACCAAGAAAATTCGCCGTTCTTTTACTTGCCAGTTCCACCCAGAACTATTATCTGATTTGCGAGCGATCGGCCACAGTCAAGCTCCCTCATATTCAACTCTCAAGAATGATGATGGTGTCCGCTTATTTATACGGCTGTTGTATGCAGGAATGCAAGAGTAAGATGCAAGTTTCTATGAAAATAACCCCAGTTTTTGGGATTATTTTCATAAGACTAACCTGACTCAGAATTAACTAGACAACACAGATGGTTGCTTCTGAAAGAAAGCTTGCAACACTCTATCTGCTATTTGTGGACTTGTTAAACCTAATTCAGCCTTAGATTCATTTGGTTCAGCATGATCTACTAACACATCTGGTACACCGATGCGCTTGACAGGAACAAGAATATCTGCATCTAGTAAAGCTTCGGCGATCGCAGTACCAAAGCCGCCCATAATACAGCCTTCCTCTAGGGTGACAACGCGCCCGATTTTCTTAGCCAAAGGCAAAATCAACTCGGTATCCAAGGGCTTGACGAAACGGGCATTAATCACAGTTGCCTCAACGCCGTGTTCGCTGAGGATTTCTGCAACTTGCATCGCTGGGTAAACCATTGTGCCATAGCCTACCAGTAATACATCATCGCCGTTACGGAGAATTTCTCCTTTGCCGATTTCTAGAGGTTCCCAACCTTCTTCCATCAGCGGCACACCGTAGCCATTGCCACGAGGATAGCGCATTGCGATCGGCCCACTGGTATGCTCAACCCCAGTCACAATCATGCGTTGGAGTTCTGCTTCGTCTTTCGGGGCCATCACTACGATGTTAGGAATACAACGCAAATAGGCGATGTCATACATACCTTGATGGGTGGGGCCATCAGAACCGACAATTCCTGCCCTATCTAAGCAGAAAAATACCGGTAGGTTTTGAATGCAGACATCGTGAATTATTTGGTCATAGGCGCGTTGCAAGAAAGTAGAGTAGATAGCGGCGACGGGGCGTATACCTTCAGTTGCTAATGCCGCAGCTAAAGTTACAGCGTGTTGTTCGGCAATCCCTACATCAATATATTGATTTGGCAGTTTTGCCTGGAGTTTGTCTAAGCCTGTCCCCGTTGCCATAGCCGCAGTAATCCCGATGATTTTCGGGTTTTGTTCGGCAAGTTTTACCAAGGTGTGAGAAAACACTTTGGCATAAGCTGGGGGTTTGGGTTTACTGGAAGGAATGGCTTTGCCAGTTGTCAAATTAAATGGGCTTTGGGCGTGATAACCTACTTGGTCTTGTTCAGCAATTTCATAGCCTTTGCCTTTCATTGTTACCACGTGTACTAGCACTGGGCCTGTTATCTGATGTGCCTGTTGGAAGGTGGCAATCAATTCCTCTAGATTATGCCCATCTACTGGCCCCATGTAGGTAAAGCCGAGTTCTTCAAAAACTGCTCCTACCTTGGGGACAGCTAAACGCTTCATTCCTTCTTTGATACGTCCCAGTTCTGGAGATAGAGATTCGCCGACGAAGGGAATTTGCTTCAACTGTTCTTCAAAATTATCCTTAATAAACTGCACTGGTGGACTCAGGCGCATTTTATTGAGATAGCGGGGAATTGCGCCTACGTTAGGAGATATAGACATCTCATTGTCGTTGAGAACAACCAGCAGGTTAGTTTTTGGTAAGTGTCCGGCATGGTTGATGGCTTCCAAAGCCATACCCCCAGTTAGCGCCCCATCGCCAATAACAGCAACAGCTTTAAATTTTTCTCCTTTTAAATCTCGTGCTAAAGCCATGCCTAATGCCGCTGAGATACTCGTGGAAGCATGACCTGCACCAAAGTGATCAAACTTGTTTTCACAGCGCTTGAGATAACCCGCAATTCCGTCTTTTTGTCTGAGGGTGTGAAAATTACTATAGCGTCCTGTGAGCAATTTGTGAGGATAAGCTTGGTGTCCTACATCCCAGATGACCTTATCCCGGTCTAAGTCCAGCGTTTGGTAAAGCCCTAGCGTTAATTCTACAACACCCAATCCTGGCCCCAGGTGTCCCCCAGTTGCTGCTACGGTTTGAAGATGCTTGTCTCGAATTTGACGGGCAATCTGTTGTAGTTGTCGAACAGATAAACCGTGCAACTGATTGGGATGAGTGATTTCGCTCAGATGCATATTATAGGGTTTTCCTCTCTAATCTCTACTTCTGGTATTTTGATTTTCCCACGGTAGGGTTATCGGCAGAATCAGACTGATACTAAGTTAGTTGTAGTGGAAAGTATAACTTCGTAATCTTTAATTGATATTTGGTAAGTTTTCGGTTATCTACCCATGTTTTTTATGAGGACAATACTGATATACGGTGCAAATATTATGCTTTTTCATCCGTGAATATTTAAAAATTAGGCATGAGACATGGGGCATTGGGCATTTGCTATTTCTCCCTTGTCTCCCTTATCTCCCTCGTTTTTCTCCTCTTTCCTCTAAGGAGATTCAGGGCTATTTGGAATACTGGGAACTTCTGGGGTATCTGGTTGTCGTTGTTGTCGTTGCAAATATTTACTCAATACATAAGCCATGTCTCCCCTTGTCATCGGGCGTAATGGGGAAATATTGCCTTGGGTATCTGTATTAATAAATCCCTCCGTAACTACTGTGGCGATCGCTTTTCTTGCCCAAGTTGGGATAGACTTTTCATCTGGATGTGAAACCAAAATTTCATTAACAGCGTCATCAGAAAACTGAAATACACCATAAGCCTGGGCAAAAATTGCCAAAGCTTCTGCCCGTGTCACCTTTTGGTTCGGGAAAAATGCATTACCACGATAGCCTTTCATAATATCAGTTTTTAAGACTGTCTGAATATCGTTAAATGCCCAATTAGTAGAAGAAACATCGGGAATTACGACATTCTCTTTGCTAGCAACTTGTCTTTTATCCAATCGAAATACCTTTACCATAATTGAGGCTAATTCTGCTCGACTAAGTAACCTTTCTGGATAAAACTGACCATCTGAAAAATTTGTCATCCATTTGGCAGTAACTACCTGTTGAATAGAGCCAGATGAATCTCCAGCAGCAGGTTCTGGCACTTGAGCCTGAACAATTGCTGGCCAGTTTTGTAGTAGTGCTACTAACGAAAAAACAATCGATATCTGACGCATCACTGTAATCACTGTTAACTGCTACTAGGAATTAAAAAAACTGCGCTAACCGCAGGTAACGCTTTTCTTTTACCTTGAGTGACGAATTTCATCTTAACAATGTTGCTTGCTGAAGTAGCTCGTTGTAGCTGAAACTCTTTACGTATATATACTGTCATAAGCTAATAATTTTTGAGTATTATTGATTACTAGTTTGATTAAGCGATCGCTGCTCTTGCTGCTTTTAAATTTTCCTGTACAACGCATATTTAAGTTCTTTGACAAAATCAGTAACGAAGTGTTAACTTTATATATAACGAATGTTCGATAAAAAAGGAGATATGCCCAAAATTGTTGACCATGAGCAATACCGTAGAGAAATGCTAAGCAAGTGTTTCGATTTATTTGCTGACAAAGGCTATGCTGCCGTCACAATGCGCGAAATTGCTCAAGGCTTAGAGGTATCTACTGGTACGCTGTATCACTACTTTCCTAGCAAGAAAGCTCTATTTGAACAATTTGTTGAAGAACTCAATCAGCAAGAGATGTCAATGGCAATAGCAGAGTTAGAAGGAACAGAAACTTTGCAAGCAGCGATGGAAGCTTTAGGGCGATATCTTTCGAAGAACGAAGACTATTACATTAAATTGACTTATATTCTGGTTGATTTTTCTCAACATCAAGACTCAAAAGAAATGTGGAGCAGTGCAATGTTTAAGCGAATTGATCAGCGCTGTCGCCAAGCTATGAAAGATTTTTTAGGCATTCAAGATGACGCTCTTGCCTCATTCATATTGTGCTTAATTGATGGCTTAATTCTCGAAAGGCTATGGGGTAATGAAAAAATTTCTTTTGCTGAGCAATGTACTCTATTAGGCAAGATGTTAACAGCATATTTACAGGAAAATCCTGCTAAAAAATTGTATGAAAATAAACTAAATAATTTTACATAAGTAAATTGAAAATACTTGAGCGCTAAAGCGCCAAATACGAACTTTAACTTATTTAAGTCTACCTATTTTTACGCTAAGCATAAGTATTAAAACATACTTATTTATCTAAATCAAAAAGAGAAATTTAAATTTTATAGAGGTTATAAAAATGTCACAAAGGCTGATATTCAAACCTGCAAAGAAAGGATTGATTGCATTAGTAATTGCTGCTACTGCGATCACAGGTGGAATTGTTGTGTATGGAATTTCACAGTTTGGGCAAATTAGTCAGCCTGCCTCATCTCAACCAGCAACCACGCCAAGCATTCCAAAAGTGACAGCTTTGGGACGACTAGAACCAGAAGCTGAGGTAATTAGCCTGTTTGCACCATTGGCTTTAGATGGCGATCGCATAGCTCAAATTTTAGTCAAAGAGGGCGATCGCGTCAAAGCCGGACAAATAGTGGCGATTTTAGATTCCCGCGCACGTTTACGAACTGCTGTAATCCAAGCCGAAAAACAAGTCAAAGTTGCTCAAGCGAAATTAAATCAGGTAAAAGCAGGAGCCAAAACTGGCGAGATTCAAGCACAGAAAGCGAGTGTTGAACGCCTGCAAGCCCAATCTATAGGAGATAAAACAGCTCAACAAGAAGCGATCGCTCGAATAGAGGCACAGTGGCAAGGAGACAGAATAGCTCAACAGGCAACAATTAGGAAGCTGGAAGCAGAAGTCAACAACGCCCAAGCCGAATATCGACGTTATCAGCAGCTGTACTCAGAAGGAGCAATTTCTAGTTCTGCTTATGACAGTAAACGCTTGAGCG
This region of Nostoc sp. UHCC 0302 genomic DNA includes:
- the mtnA gene encoding S-methyl-5-thioribose-1-phosphate isomerase, giving the protein MTNSTNQVYPVIWHNDSVSLIDQTRLPNEFAFVEIHRSEDMARAIKTMIVRGAPAIGVAAAYGMYLGAREIETSDRHDFLNRLDKVAQLLRSTRPTAVNLFWAISRMMKTAYETLGTVEEIKQILLQTAQAINTEDLQTCQAIGDNGLAVLPTTPKKLTLLTHCNAGALATAGYGTALGVVRSAWREGRLERLFADETRPRLQGAKLTTWECVQEGIPVTLITDNMAAHCMKQGLIHAVVVGADRIAANGDTANKIGTYSLAIVAKAHNIPFFVAAPLSTIDFELSDGNKIPIEERNPEEIYQVGDTILTPEGVDFYNPAFDVTPAELITAIITENAAVAPSELRKSQVKQMV
- the dxs gene encoding 1-deoxy-D-xylulose-5-phosphate synthase, whose amino-acid sequence is MHLSEITHPNQLHGLSVRQLQQIARQIRDKHLQTVAATGGHLGPGLGVVELTLGLYQTLDLDRDKVIWDVGHQAYPHKLLTGRYSNFHTLRQKDGIAGYLKRCENKFDHFGAGHASTSISAALGMALARDLKGEKFKAVAVIGDGALTGGMALEAINHAGHLPKTNLLVVLNDNEMSISPNVGAIPRYLNKMRLSPPVQFIKDNFEEQLKQIPFVGESLSPELGRIKEGMKRLAVPKVGAVFEELGFTYMGPVDGHNLEELIATFQQAHQITGPVLVHVVTMKGKGYEIAEQDQVGYHAQSPFNLTTGKAIPSSKPKPPAYAKVFSHTLVKLAEQNPKIIGITAAMATGTGLDKLQAKLPNQYIDVGIAEQHAVTLAAALATEGIRPVAAIYSTFLQRAYDQIIHDVCIQNLPVFFCLDRAGIVGSDGPTHQGMYDIAYLRCIPNIVVMAPKDEAELQRMIVTGVEHTSGPIAMRYPRGNGYGVPLMEEGWEPLEIGKGEILRNGDDVLLVGYGTMVYPAMQVAEILSEHGVEATVINARFVKPLDTELILPLAKKIGRVVTLEEGCIMGGFGTAIAEALLDADILVPVKRIGVPDVLVDHAEPNESKAELGLTSPQIADRVLQAFFQKQPSVLSS
- a CDS encoding S-layer homology domain-containing protein; translated protein: MRQISIVFSLVALLQNWPAIVQAQVPEPAAGDSSGSIQQVVTAKWMTNFSDGQFYPERLLSRAELASIMVKVFRLDKRQVASKENVVIPDVSSTNWAFNDIQTVLKTDIMKGYRGNAFFPNQKVTRAEALAIFAQAYGVFQFSDDAVNEILVSHPDEKSIPTWARKAIATVVTEGFINTDTQGNISPLRPMTRGDMAYVLSKYLQRQQRQPDTPEVPSIPNSPESP
- a CDS encoding TetR/AcrR family transcriptional regulator, whose translation is MPKIVDHEQYRREMLSKCFDLFADKGYAAVTMREIAQGLEVSTGTLYHYFPSKKALFEQFVEELNQQEMSMAIAELEGTETLQAAMEALGRYLSKNEDYYIKLTYILVDFSQHQDSKEMWSSAMFKRIDQRCRQAMKDFLGIQDDALASFILCLIDGLILERLWGNEKISFAEQCTLLGKMLTAYLQENPAKKLYENKLNNFT
- a CDS encoding ABC exporter membrane fusion protein is translated as MSQRLIFKPAKKGLIALVIAATAITGGIVVYGISQFGQISQPASSQPATTPSIPKVTALGRLEPEAEVISLFAPLALDGDRIAQILVKEGDRVKAGQIVAILDSRARLRTAVIQAEKQVKVAQAKLNQVKAGAKTGEIQAQKASVERLQAQSIGDKTAQQEAIARIEAQWQGDRIAQQATIRKLEAEVNNAQAEYRRYQQLYSEGAISSSAYDSKRLSVDTTQEQLGEAKAVLNRINSTASRQLAEAKVALKRINATGNKQVNEAQATLTSIEEVRPVDVQAAQTEVENAIATLKHAQTELVGADIKSPMTGQIIKIHTRVGEKISSSGIADLGQTEQMIAVAEVYQTDINKVKLGQKAVVTSQAFPGELRGTVSQIGLQVNRQNVFSNEPGENLDRRVIEVKIRLNPEDSKKVAGLTNLQVQTAIEL